The Lycium ferocissimum isolate CSIRO_LF1 unplaced genomic scaffold, AGI_CSIRO_Lferr_CH_V1 ctg60, whole genome shotgun sequence DNA window TCCCGGCACATAGGCAGAACTCTGCTAGAACGAGCTTCAATATCACTATCACCAGACCAGAAACTAAAGTAGGATGTCAGATATCTTCTATTCTACCCGGACGTTATATAATTGCTAACCTAGAAACCAGGTCCAAACAGGGAAACAAATTTAGTACTGAACCGAATACCGACAAGCTTCATAACAAACACAAAAATTGATTTCTAGACCTCAATTTACCAAAATAGAGAATCttaacacaaaaagaaaaaatcttaCATAAAACAGAAGCACTAGTTATGTCCAAAACAAGCTAACTTAAGATATCAAAAGGGGAATGAGAAGGGCGAAAGGAAGGAGAGTATAGAGTATGACTGGTCCAAAACGAATGGGCATAGGTTTGGCAGAAGGAACAGAAATACCGCAAAGacatagccaaaaaaaaaaggcaaaaatatTAACTAACTTTAGAATTGATGTCAGCCGATAAAATTGAGACTAGCTATGAAAGACAACAAGAAAAGAATAGATGAATAGTGACAAATGTGAACTTAATTTTGATGATCAAAAGAAAAACGTTGCAAATCTTCACACGTTCGTGACAGTGAGAAAACTTAGCTACATTCATAGAATTATGTTTGTCGAAGTAAAGAATATTAAGTTAATAAAACCTGCAGTTGAGACAGTAATCCCAGTAGATGTTTGAAAGTACTTGGAAGTGGCAAAAGTAGTACAGGCAACCAAGCCATTCAATGTTACAATAAGGAGCGGGAGACAAAAACGTCAAACAAGTGAAGTGCTCACATTGTtttgaaacataataacataggAGATATTCCAACTAATGAGTCCTGGATGAAATCTGCCTAAGCCTTGGTGAACAGAGTTACCCGGTACCTATAGCTGGTGGGAAGCTACAGGTATCTAGTGCAACTTGCCGAGGTATACGCAAGTTGGCCCGGACACCGCTATTAtcaaaaaacaaatatattgGAAAAAGTGATGGACCATAAACTTCACTCAGTTAACAACAGTACagagggtgtgtttggtatggaggaaactgttagttttccaattttcccatgtttCATTGGttaaaatgttttggaaaacattttctataggaaaacaagttacttaaaattgaggaaaatgacttaTCTAATGGATGTAAGGCAAACAAATTTCATAAGTGACATTGTAACTTGATTGTCTCCTACCCACAGTAGCGTACGCAGGAATTTTTATAAGCAGTGTCGACATTTAAAAAGAAACAAGTGAATAATTGATATAACAAAGTTATGTTAATAAAAATACTATATTGAAGATTAGAGAACGGTTTATTTTTCAACGCCAAGGTTTAGCTTTAAACGTTAATATTGTGTCCAGCTCCTCGTTGGACTTGTAATTTAATTACTACAATTTTACCTAATGGTTTGTTTCCTAACTTGACAaggaattggaatttcgaaacTCGTTAGCAACATTAACTTTTTTAGTGCCCTTACGAAGGGGGCATAAAAAGGGAAGGCGCAAGTGCGCTTGCTGATGCTCGAACTCGGGACATCTGCTGCTATAGCAAGGCGCCAAAACAGCGAGCCAACGAAGCTCATCTGATTAAGTGATGTCATTTACATTATTTGTCTAGTCATGAAAGCAGACAAATTCAGGGAACCAAAAAtcacagaagacaaataggagtACCAAAAAAAGGttagaaatgatgaaaatggaCCTCATTAGAACAAAGTTTACACTTACAGCTACTAGTATTGTTGTTCAGAGAAGAGCAAGATATAGGGCAACCGGAAATGTGATACACGGCCGAAACCCTCGTAGGGAAAGAAGGATTTGCTGAGTGAAGAGGGGTTTTGAGTACGGGTCTAAAAATGGATCCTAAAAATATCGTTGAAAAGTTACATTTTTCATTAGTTTTacctttttattcaaaaaacatTTAAAAGTTACTACTACTTTAGCGGATTATTTGTACTATTAGGCCCCGTTtagacatgatttgaaatcatgtttggacatataatttggatattttaagttatactttttcttatatacataaaaatttcacaaattgtaaaaactatcaaaacattctcaattcttatataatcttaccaaatgagcaaatcatagtttataacaaaattagtacactactagaaggcttttctaaaaaatgcaacatcaattaatcaaactttacttcaataaaaacgaaaatttaacataaatagtaatgtaactactctttaatataatcttccaacataaattaaaggttggtagacataaataaaggttggtggaagttaatgagattggtaaatgattgatggggatTAATtgttcaaaatatttatcaacttatgggtcttttttataaaatataaacttatgggttaaattttgtatttaaaaaagttgaaactatggtttcaaaccatgactGAAAACACACATCCAAACGTTGGTTtgatggtttcaaaccatgatttgaaaattgatggtcaaacgcctacttagaatGACCATTTGAGAAATTGACTCAAATGTTTCAAAATTCCTTCGGCAACATTGTCCTAGTAGAATCGATCtactggttttttttttttttttttaacgatcCAAAAATGAACCATCATGAACTTAAAATATCTTACCAAATATAAAGTTTGCTCAAATTGAAGGAACTCTTAATGAACTCGAGAGTATAAGGAGTGGGACCCAATTTGTCAAAGTCATCTTATGCACTAATGTTGCATGAATATTTCTCTCGGACGTGTGCTTACCTCAACCCGCTATCTCTCACCAATTTTTGCcttgaatatatacaaatacttttaaaacacgATTATATTTTTCAACTTACATATCAAACACAATTTCTTATATaatcaaacacacacacacacacacacatacaaaaaaatacttatttttcaggaaatattttttttgaaaaacattttttgtcataccaaacacacccaaaaacaACACTTAATTTACATCAGAAGGAGAAAGTTATTGTATAGTTTCTCCCTTATTTTATTTCAGAATTGtatagtttcttttcttttattttgttgcGGAAAGGACTCGCACGTgtttatatttgaaaaatttgCAATTTCAATATTCCTCATTTAGTTATTAAATTGTTGTCAATACATACGTGCTAatattgacacaaaaatagaaaCATGTGTCTGCTCACAAGAAACTTTAAATTGTGTCTCACACAATTCACACTAACTATGTGATGGTTCTTTTTATCTCACAAACCGTGAATCTCAAAACTTTACGTTTTTTGGTCCACAAATTTTAGTTGTCCACTGTTTGTGAGATAAATGATAGCCCTCGTACAATTAGTGTAAGTTGTGTGAGATACAAAACTCCTCTTTTTGCAGTCATGCATTTTAATTTTCGAGGTGAATTCATGATTTTAGTTTGGTATTCATATCGCTTGCATTCTAGGTATCGTAACAAATTGTGTAGATGTTATATTATCCAAATATTTTAGTAAATACCCTGCTTAATGATTATCCAAGTTAACCTGACCGTCTTGGTTCTCCAACAAATTTAATGACGTaaattgatgatgattatgaataATAATGAGAAACGTATTGATTGTGATGATAGCCATTTTATAGCATATCATTGCATTGGGACAATAATGGAACATTGGGCAGTTGGATTACAATTCATTACATTATCAATTTGTTTCTCTGAATTAGACCCTTTGGATAtcttcaacaaaaataaaataaagactaaAGAGATTTTGAATATATGGTGGGACAAGCAGAATGGATATTATGAAGGGTGTAGCCCTGTGCAATGTGAAGCGATCCCCTTATCCTTTTTCCATTGGGTAGTGGACTAGTGGTCCACCTGCTGTGCTTACACCACACTCCTTATCCTCTCtcaacttctcaaaattcattttcCTAATGTAACAACACGACTATGCACTATTCATTTGGTTGGGATCGAGGTATAGTTATTGCTATTATTGTCAGTGGCGGATTCAGAATTTTCACttataaaaataatgttgtaccTTGGAATCGAACCCTAGATGCTAGAGagaattttgaacaccctaaacCGCTTGAActaaccttttgcatttgtttaggatattcaaaaaatatatatctacaTAAATACAAAATATCTAAGCTATATAGACCGCATAATTTTTGCCAAGGGTGTTCGGGCGAACACCGTGGCACCCTCTAAATCCGCCCCTGATTGTTGTAATCATACACTATCAACATATATTCACGCAACGGAGCATCCCATCCTTGAAAGCAAGGCCCAAAAAACGTCAAGAAAATCCAGCATGAGACAGAGTAAATAAAAGATCGCAAGCAAGCCAAAAAGGATCAGgaacgaaaagaaaaaaagtctcGCACGAGTATTTCACAAGTTAAGGGTCGAAAACTACTTAATAGGAAGCGTTAGActtaggtgccgtttggccataaaaattattcacttttttctgattttttttttcacttttttccggaatcagcgtttggccatgaaaattccgaatacaacttgaagttgtattccggaataccaaaaactcaaaaaacttgtttttcaaaaaaacttcacttttttacaactacatttcaccaaaaattacaatttcaaaaactatggccaaacacaactctaagtctaactccaactccaaaattccaaaaaaaagtgaattttttttggtatttatggccaaacggcccCTTAGTTTAGTTGGTAGATCCAACGCGAATGGAAATTAGTCAAATCCAATACCAAAGTTCGGCTACCACTCAACCATTGAACTTCTATCCCCGCCCCTCCTTTAAACTCCTCCTCCGGGTAACAAAAGACCCCAAAAAGAAATTAGTGCTTCATCcatttcattttacttgtcatgtttaatttttttgagcACCTCTTAAGaaaaaactaatattaataaaggatatttgactaaattatccttgcttacttttttttttttttttttaatctcattTGATTGTTGTTTCTTGCTACACAATATCTCAATATTTATTAGAAAATCACACCAAGAATGCTTAAAATCTACTGCTTATTGAAGGCCAAGGAGAATGATGATAGTTAAGTAGACTTTAAAAGTTTTCAACTTTTCCTCTTTACAGCATGGCTTCCACAAAGTAGGAGAAGAGGAGTACTTTTTTAGCTCAGTAAGTTCCATCAAATCTGCATTTTAACTTCCCATTTCAGTGATTTCAGTGACGTCAAATAGCTGAAAACTCAAATTTTTGGGCAGTGATAAGCCTTAACTGAAACTGAGTGATAAATGGCTCTTCCCACTTTGGAGAAATATTCATTCAAAGATGACGTACAGATAGTAGCATTTTACAATGTTAGAGCAGTAATGAAACTATATTTTCCAGATTATGCAGGTTTCAGCACGCATTTTGCTGTGACAGTAAAAAAGTGCGGGGTTAAACCAACTGGTTGTCTTATCTCTCATTCTGCACAGTATTAAAAACTTGACTCTTCTGTTGTAGGTCTCCTCAAGTAATAGCGCAGGCTGTTTGCAAGAACCTGAAATGTTAAAGATTGAAGTTTGTGAATGATTTATTGGTAAATATGACAATTGAAATTGCTTGCACACAACAACATTGCGTACCTGTTGAAGGGGCTTGATGAGGGCTTTGTTCTTGTAGCTTACGTGAAATTTTGCCTTAGCTAGCAATCCCTGTAACAAAATCAATGTATTAATCTACGCTGTCACTGCTAATTCATAATCACCACTAGGAGTAATTTTTAAAGCGTGAATGATTAAACAACTCTGTAAAAGTCTGACCTCAGTGTCAAATTCTCCTGATATAACATCAATGTTTATTTCAGTGATGATCTTGACGAGATCAACTATCAGTCCAGGTCGATCCGCTGCCTCTACACACAGTAAGCTGCAAAACAGCAATGTTTTACTACCGCCTTTTCAAGTCATGCACATGATAGCATCTTATGACGAAGCTGCTAGTTTATTAACATTAGTGTGAAAGATACAAATATCACAATAATATAACCGGACCTTTGTTCAGGACCATCGTCATAGACATGGATATGGGTTGCTATGTCCACATCAATCTGAAAATTggcacaataaacaacaaaacgTAAATGGTTAACATTAGACTAAAAAAGTTAAACTACTGTTTATGCATCAATCATCTGCATTAGGGAGAGGTATTGCTGCCAATTATTAACAAGCACTATGCAAGAAGTTCCAAGGCACATGCAAAATTATGTAATACAATAACAAAGATTTGCAACCTTATGATCTGGTTGAAAAGCACCAAAGGCTTCACCCATAGCTAACTGGGAGCTAGATTCCTGCACCAGAAATTATGCAGTAAGAAGAAGCAGCCATAAAAGACACCACAGAGGTACTCTTAACAAGCATCCAGTGTGTGCAGGACGGCTGAAATTGCAGTGCTACCGGATGAAACTCCATCatattgttgataattgtcAATCGAATTGCTTCTAGTATCTCTGGATCCTCGACCTTTCTACCTGTAGAACTGGAGAAAACCCCAATAACAGAACAATCAGAATGTCCAGATTCAGGCGTAGACAAAGTTAAAAACAAAACTAGAATACTAGGTCAAGAAATGACACAAAACTATAAAAGCATAAGGGAATCTAAAATGACTTACGCATGTGTGATGCATAACTTATTGTGCTTCCCTGATTGATCTAGATAGACATTAGCCTTGACAACATTCAGTCCAAGATTTTTGAGTGCACTCATCTGTAAACACATTCAGTTAGAGTTAGGCGAGTACTAGAGAAAGATATGCTACCAAATGACGAGAATTTCCAGCAATAATATTGAGTACTTaaatcaagaagcaaataaatcATACCGTGTCAATAAGAGCCCCAAGGCGATCACCAAAAGTAACCTCAACTACAGTTGCCTCCGGGTCGGAATCCAAATCTATGATGACCTTGGGGGTTGGCACAGCGGTATCTTGGGAACTTCCATCCTGATTCCCAGTCACATGAATCAAAACCAAATGTCTcaattttcggaaaacaaaaCAAGGGCAAAAAGTTACTTCAATGAGTCATTGGTATATAGTTAGATACCTCAACAGTTGCAGCTGAGGATGCTTTTGGAATAATTGTATTCTCAGAAAAAGCTAATCTGAAAGAGCACAACGTGTAGATTAATATTAGTACTTAAATTCCAGGATAAGGTAATTTATGAACTTTTAGGAAGTGATGATGCTCCAGTCATAATCATTTTGCAAATATTCCACAGCTAAAATTCATCCTGTATTCTAGTCCATGAGTATAAACTCATCACAGAAACTTCATTATGATTAGCGATTGGTTCGTGATTAATCCCATTGCATCTCGATTTTAATCACCAGTACTTTATTAGATTTAGAATTTTACTTCACTGCCTGTTTTCAGAGATCAGCTACAAGAACCGAGACAATAAAACTTCAATACTgcttgaaaaagaaaacaagattctAAATTTAAGATTGAAATCAGCTAATTCCAAACAACAGAATTACGAAAGATAACTAAAGCAATCAGCTAACAAGAAACCAAGATTTTTAGTTTATGGGTTCTAAGCCAAAGTTACTAGATTTTGTCGAACCGTAATTATCACTCAACCAGTATGAGGAATGTATCCAGAAAACTCAACTAAATCAATTTCCTTGTGGAAGATGGATAATTAAAGTGTTGGGTATGCAACTAATTAACCAAATTCCATATAGAaacaaaaacaagtaaaatctGCTAAGGCAATAACTTACCTCTTGGAAACAACGGATATTCTCTGTACAGGGTCCAAACCAAAAGAACCTCTGAAGAGACATGGACTTGAAATGGGTAGTTTCTCAATTGCATTTAAATTAGTGTAAATACCAGAAATGCTTCCACAATAAGCCATAGTCATTTTAGTTCAAGAATATACTAAGAAAATGGAAAAGCTTTGAagaaaaactatataaaaactaGTAGTTGTAAAAAATTGTCTTTTTCACTAATTTGTTTCTTCGTGAAATAGTATACTACTAGaggaagaaattaaaaagaatcaCGGAAATGTGAATAGAAGAAAACAAGCTGGTTTTAAGAGAAGAAGAAGCAATAATATTGCTTGTTTCTAGTATTATCCGCCATTTTAAtgcaaggttttttttttttatatagtattttataTATTACGTGAAAGGTACAAATTTATGGGCCTTGTTTGTCTTTCTTGATGAAAGCTGAGCCTTAGAAATTTACTTCAATTTTATCTCACCTTTTTGCAGTGTGAAGCTGTGATTGTATTGAGAAAGACAAGGCAAATAACATATGAGCAAGATATGAATGATCCTCAAAGCTACCTCGttatctttatttaattttcttttaaaaatatttttaaaattacctcctcatcttttatatatatatatatatatatatatatatatatatatatatatatatatatatatatatatatatatatatatctttaaaTTACctcatctttttcaaaatttctttcaaacaaatttaaaaGGAATAACTAGCATTTTCCCTTCCTTAGTTATAGGTAAATTCTGAATTTGGTCTTTGTGATGTATGATTAAGTATAGCATCCAATTAATTTTAATGTGCACTTTTAATCCTTATTCAGTTATGCTTACGAATTTCaaaaaacataatgaattatgaactgttaaattatttaattatttatgtggCATGctaaatttatattattaatccatttttaatgataattagttttAAATTAGTCTAAATGTAAGATATTTACTGTATATAGGAACCAAAATCAcacatttaaattaattaaatattaaatatgcTGAATTAAATATTATAAGGACTAAAACCAAAATAAATCAATAAAAGTGATATTATCCCAATTTAAAATTACCTCCTCATCTTTTACTTACCCACTAAAAGAGTCTAGTAATAGTGACACTATTGGCTACCATTCATGGGCCCTTCATTATCTTCTCCCATGACGTGTCCCATTTTgatctctctcttttctttgggTGCTTCCTTCTCTCACCTGTAATTGGATGTTGAAAGAGCACGTGGTAAAATATGATACCGATATCTGCTCTTAGCTGGAAATTATGATTTGGAGAGTGGAAATTATGGTTTTGGAAATTATGGTTTTCGGAAGAAAATAAGGATAAGAAGACCATTTGTGACTAAAAATTGTTTATGTTTTCAATTGTTCAACCTGGCTGaactttaaaatattaaatagcgGATCAAAAAGTGGCCAAACCGCCGAATTATCTCATCAGAAACCTATTGAAGCCCAAATACGACCCCGGTATCAATCCTTCAAATGgtctggtctttaattttggtctTCAAATGGGttagttatttttatttttgtcctttaaaatcaaacttatgcctaATTGAGCATATGTTCTCTAATAGTACGGGCATAACTTATGGATATTATAATACGTAATTTGTTCCTCTCTTAACATAAGTTCGATttggaaggtcaaaaattaaagaccagccaatttgaaggccaaaaagttaaagaccaacctatttgaaggccaaaaagttaaagaccagcacaaaataagGCAAATGACCCTTGGTTCAACAGCCCAATAAGAAATTTCAGAGTCTG harbors:
- the LOC132045106 gene encoding ACT domain-containing protein ACR11-like — protein: MTMAYCGSISGIYTNLNAIEKLPISSPCLFRGSFGLDPVQRISVVSKRLAFSENTIIPKASSAATVEDGSSQDTAVPTPKVIIDLDSDPEATVVEVTFGDRLGALIDTMSALKNLGLNVVKANVYLDQSGKHNKLCITHASTGRKVEDPEILEAIRLTIINNMMEFHPESSSQLAMGEAFGAFQPDHKIDVDIATHIHVYDDGPEQSLLCVEAADRPGLIVDLVKIITEINIDVISGEFDTEGLLAKAKFHVSYKNKALIKPLQQVLANSLRYYLRRPTTEESSF